One genomic window of Glycine soja cultivar W05 chromosome 9, ASM419377v2, whole genome shotgun sequence includes the following:
- the LOC114367976 gene encoding beta-glucuronosyltransferase GlcAT14A-like, with protein sequence MGVERKWLFTLFTAAFLSFIILMFSSFSCFTSPMPFPSIVHYGPHHPPAFAYFISGGNRDSDRIFRLLLAVYHPRNRYLLHLGMDARDEERQRLAAATMSVPAIRAFRNVDVVGKADYVTYLGSSNVAVALRAASVMMKLDGGWDWFVTLSARDYPLVTQDDLSHVFSSVRRDLNFIDHTSDLGWKEKDRFQPIVVDPGLYLARRSQIFLATQKRDTPDAFNLFTGSPWVILSRSFLEYCIFGWDNLPRTLLMYFTNVKLSQEGYFHSVVCNAPEFKNTTVNGDLRYMIWDNPPKMEPLFLNVSVYDQMVESGAAFARQFEVGDRVLDMIDKKILKRGRNQAVPGAWCSGRRSWWVDPCSQWGDDVTILKPGPQAKKLEESVSSLLDDWSSHTNQCLITSEETED encoded by the exons ATGGGTGTTGAGAGAAAATGGCTCTTCACCCTCTTCACTGCAGCATTCCTCTCCTTCATCATTCTCatgttctcttccttctcttGCTTCACATCCCCTATGCCCTTTCCCTCTATTGTCCACTATGGTCCACACCACCCTCCTGCTTTTGCCTACTTCATATCCGGTGGCAATAGGGACAGCGACCGGATCTTCCGGTTGCTGCTGGCGGTGTACCACCCCAGGAACCGTTACTTGCTCCACCTTGGGATGGATGCCAGGGATGAAGAGAGGCAAAGGCTGGCGGCGGCCACCATGTCGGTGCCGGCGATTCGTGCCTTTCGGAACGTGGATGTGGTGGGGAAGGCCGATTATGTGACCTACTTGGGGTCATCCAATGTGGCTGTTGCTCTCAGGGCTGCTTCTGTGATGATGAAGTTGGATGGAGGATGGGACTGGTTTGTGACCTTGAGTGCTCGGGATTATCCCCTTGTCACCCAGGATG ATTTGTCTCATGTTTTCTCTTCTGTTCGGAGGGACCTCAATTTCATTGATCACACCAGCGACCTTGGATGGAAAGA AAAGGACAGGTTCCAGCCTATCGTAGTTGACCCAGGACTATATTTAGCCAGGAGAAGTCAAATTTTTCTAGCTACGCAGAAGCGGGATACACCTGATGCATTCAATCTTTTCACAG GTTCACCATGGGTCATCTTGAGCCGATCCTTCCTGGAGTATTGCATATTTGGCTGGGATAATTTACCTCGAACGCTCCTGATGTATTTTACAAATGTCAAGTTATCCCAAGAAGGTTACTTTCATTCGGTCGTTTGCAATGCACCAGAATTCAAGAACACAACAGTAAATGGTGACTTACGGTACATGATCTGGGACAATCCTCCGAAGATGGAGCCACTTTTCCTTAATGTATCTGTTTATGATCAAATGGTAGAAAGTGGTGCTGCTTTTGCTAGACAGTTTGAAGTAGGTGACCGGGTTTTGGACATGATCGATAAAAAGATACTTAAGCGTGGGCGTAATCAAGCTGTGCCAGGAGCATGGTGCTCGGGCAGGAGGAGCTGGTGGGTGGATCCATGCTCACAATGGGGGGATGATGTCACTATTCTGAAGCCAGGCCCTCAGGCTAAGAAGCTCGAGGAGTCTGTTTCGAGCCTTCTTGACGATTGGAGCTCACACACAAATCAGTGCCTTATTACCAGTGAAGAGACAGAAGACTAG
- the LOC114368291 gene encoding putative fasciclin-like arabinogalactan protein 20: MASTTTTTFLILSFSLLLLLSVTAASPLLEAANILSAAGYECMALQLELASQTLQSHHSLTIFAPSDAAFEHHHHHPSLHLLRYHLLPHAFSLHSLTSLPFGASIPTLLPSHSLTVTTTNPHSISINNVSLNTTPIFQHPNLTIFSAHTFFNPHFHFQHQNPTPPPNPATCPPPLKTPLSHASHLLHSRNFSVVAAVLNLQFPAPCTGRELTLFAPPDNAITHLNLTELVPLLHRHLVPCKIAWRDLAALQDGTLIGTYERGFAINVTNTNTLLLNGVHVTFPEMYRGDWLVVHGVNHVLSGTHHGKRHPTHRAKKNDSYRVSVEEEQDGGDQESSSGFEDHRHREGEENSPHHYHFSAFH; this comes from the coding sequence ATggcttccaccaccaccactacaTTCCTCatcctctctttctctctcctcctcctcctctccGTCACCGCTGCCTCGCCCCTCCTTGAAGCAGCCAACATCCTCTCCGCGGCGGGCTACGAATGCATGGCCCTACAGCTGGAGCTGGCCTCACAAACGCTCCAAAGCCACCACTCTCTCACTATCTTCGCCCCCTCCGACGCGGCCTTcgagcaccaccaccaccacccctCCCTCCACCTCCTCCGCTACCACCTCCTCCCCCACGCCTTCTCCCTCCATTCCCTCACCTCCCTCCCCTTCGGCGCCAGCATCCCCACCCTCCTCCCTTCCCACTCCCTCACCGTCACCACCACCAACCCCCATTCAATCTCAATCAACAATGTCTCCCTCAACACAACCCCAATTTTCCAACACCCCAACCTCACCATTTTTTCCGCACACACTTTCTTCAACCCCCACTTCCACTTCCAACACCAAAACCCTACTCCCCCTCCAAACCCAGCCACGTGTCCCCCTCCCCTCAAAACCCCCCTCTCCCACGCCTCCCACCTCCTCCACTCCCGCAACTTCTCCGTCGTCGCCGCCGTCCTCAATCTCCAGTTCCCTGCCCCCTGCACCGGCCGCGAACTCACCCTCTTCGCGCCACCAGACAACGCCATCACCCACCTCAACCTCACCGAGCTCGTGCCGCTCCTCCACCGCCACCTCGTCCCCTGCAAGATCGCGTGGCGTGACCTTGCGGCTCTCCAAGACGGAACCTTGATTGGGACTTATGAAAGAGGGTTCGCTATCAATGTCACCAACACCAACACTCTCTTGCTCAATGGCGTGCACGTGACATTTCCTGAGATGTACCGCGGTGACTGGCTCGTGGTTCATGGCGTCAATCACGTGCTTTCGGGTACTCACCATGGGAAACGACACCCTACACACCGAGCGAAGAAGAATGATTCGTATCGGGTTTCGGTTGAGGAAGAACAAGATGGTGGTGATCAAGAGTCTTCTTCTGGGTTTGAAGATCATCGCCACCGCGAGGGTGAGGAAAATTCTCCGCATCATTACCACTTCTCTGCTTTTCATTAG